A stretch of DNA from Agelaius phoeniceus isolate bAgePho1 chromosome 4, bAgePho1.hap1, whole genome shotgun sequence:
AACTACCCACAGAAGTGCTAAAGCATAGATTTATTAATTAAGGAGGTGGAGAATATCACCCATTCCCCTAGAGTAACCCAAGTAATATGCCTGTCTCAAcccttcctccctccatctAAAAGTCTTCCAGGGAACAAGGGTAGTGAAGTGGCCACTTGGACTTATGGAGTTGGAGCCTCCTTTCAATTACAGGCACGTGttgccctgccagctccagtgAATGGAATTCCTGCCAATGAAAGCAGGAAGATAAAAGAGCTTTCAGAATTTACATCAGTGACAactgcagagaggaaaaaaaattaaaatctgttaTTCTTCATTTTGATCTTGTGTGTGGCATTCCACTGTGGCTGAATGAAACTGAAGCAGACAATCCACTAGAATTACCTGAATTAACCTCAGAAAGACAAGCATGCCACTGTCTGCCAGAGTCCAGTACTAGATACCTTTCTTAGGCTAGCTCAAAGCCCAGGCTCAAGTTCCCCCTCAGATGAATTTTAAGCCATTAACTAATGAACTTAGTGCAGTAGTAATGGAGACCTTGACAGCCCAgttgtgaaaaaaataaaagcccagTTGTGAAAAAAATAGAAGCAGCTTCTCAGTTGTCATGGAGTGAAATTCTGCTTTCATTACCAGTACAGCTCTCTTCCCATGctcctgtatttttttcaatGAAAGATGCATAGGGTTTGGAGTGCACAGATTTGGTACACGTGCGCAGCAGCTGGTCTGACATGAtaaagcagaatgaatctgaaGAAGTTCCTGCCTGTCTGACCAATAATCCATGAACTAAGAGGGATTTACTCAATAGACCAGCACAGATTCTATCCTGTCAAAATTAGAggctgattttttaaaaaagtgccTAAAGCTGTTTTCTGTTAGATGTTTTCCATTCCCCAAAGACCTAGACAGCAAGTAGGAGGCGAACAAAGGTGGGGGGAGGGAATTGTCTGAATCCTGCAATGTTTATAACTTCGCATTCGCTTGATTTGAAGCTCCAACCACAGAATTTGTTACTGAAGACATTTCTGTAACTCAAAGAAAATCAATCAGAAGAATAGCATCCAgcatgcacagacacacactgtATGCCAAGGCAGCATCCCCAGTACCGTGTCTAAATTTCATTCTTAAATACGACTTACTTGCCATTCTCTTTTGCTAGGTGGGAACTGCCGAGAGCTAAAAATAGCACCAGGATTCAGTGGCGGGAGCTAAAAATACCCTTTCCCGCTCGATTACCGACTCGGCAGGAAAGACGGAGCCCTTGGCATCTGTCACAGCCTGTAACCGCCAGCTGGGGATGGAGACAAAGAGCCCAGCCCCGGAGTTCCGCGCTCGGGGAAAGTTTCGCCGGCAGACGAAGCGGCCGCGGCGCTGCCCCCCGGGGCCACGGGACCCCCACCCGCCCCAGCCCGGGCGGCGCCCCCGGGCCTCCCCGCCGCCCCTTACCCGCGTTTCGCAGCTTCTTGTTGCGGTAGACGGAGAGGATGACCAAGAGGTTGCCCAGCAGGTCCACCGCGATGGTGAAGATGAGGATGGCGGCCAAAGTGGAGGTCACCCAGGGCTGGCGGCGCGGGGCGCCCTCGGCCGGCGGGTCCCGCGGGAGGACGGAGCTGTTCAGCTCGCTCTCGTTCACTCTCATCCTGCCGCCGAACCTCCCAGGGCACTACCGGGTACCGGCGGGACGGGCGCGCCCGCCCGCGCTGCCTCCGGCGGGGGCAGCTCAGGTCGGGGCGGGGGTCGCGGTGGCGGCCGCCCTGCGCCGCGGGGCTGCCCGCCCTAGGGCGGAGCGGGGCAGGCGGGAGCGGGCGCACCTCCCATGGCGGCCGGCGCCGCCACTCCAGGCAGGAAGTTTCCCCGAAGTGTGCATGTGCCGCGGCGGGACACTTTTATAgcccgcccgcgccgccgccccgcccgccgccaccGCTGCCGCCAGGTGACACCGAGCCGCCCCCGCGCCGGCACGTGCGCGGccggggctccagctgctgccgcGCGGCGCCACAGCGCCCCCCCGCGGCGGCCGCGCCGCCCCATTCACGGCGCGCTCCGCTTCCCCATTCATGCTCCCGGCCGCTCCATTCAGCGCCGGCCGCTCCATTCACCGGCGGAGGCGCGGCAGGGATCGACGGGGCTTGCTGTCTGCGGTTGGGTGGTTTGCGGCGCTCGGCGCTATTTTTAGCCCTCCTGGTTAACGCCGGCTCTTAATTAAGCGCCCGCCGAagtcccctcccctcctcccccctcctTTATTTAACATCGCACCCGCACGGTAACGTGAGCGCGGCGAGAAACCTCCCATCGGGGAGCGGGTCGGAGCTGCTATAAAAAGCTCCTCGCGAAGGAGActggctggctgggcagggggggcGTCTGAGGACCCGCGTCCCGGGAGCACCACGTGCTGCCGCAgcgagggggcggcggggggggaCACGCACCGCCTCGGCTGccccccctccttcctcccctgcagccttTCTTCCTCCCCCGCACCCTGGGCAGCGGGGGCGGTCTGCACGGGGAAGACGGAGAGAAAGGTAGCGGGGATGCCCCGTGCCACCCCTACGAGCCCGGTGAAGTCTGGATCGCCTGTTCCCCAAAAGCAGCATTTGCTTCAAACAAAGGAGGGAACAGGGAGCCATTGCCCAGCTGTGAGGAGGACCCAGTTGACTGAATAGGGTACCCCTTCACCCTCTCGTGCGGTGGGCGTACTggtaaataaattaaatttaaaaaaaaataaaaaaggcactTTCTTCTGACTGTATCTTCTCGCTCGTACGGCATAGAGCTGTTGAAAATCTCCGAGCAAACTGGGCGTGGGAATCACTCTCCCATTCAGGACAACGGGCTGCGAGTGCGGGTGGCAGTGCGCGCTGTGCTCCgcgcagcgcag
This window harbors:
- the LOC129120629 gene encoding melatonin receptor type 1A codes for the protein MRVNESELNSSVLPRDPPAEGAPRRQPWVTSTLAAILIFTIAVDLLGNLLVILSVYRNKKLRNAGEPWTSFCALRDYG